From the Phycisphaeraceae bacterium genome, the window AGCGGCCAGCAACGCCAGCGCGCCGATAACCGTGACCGATGCCGTGACCGCGCCAGCCACCGCACCCGCGACACGCCCGAAGAAGCCTCTGTTTCGCTCTATCCCAAATCGCATATCCACCTCCCGAATGCCGAACGAGCCATTCTTCGAGGTGAAGGTACACCACGATGGGCAAACTGCCCAACGAACTGGCGGAATATCGACCGCCCCTCGGATGATCTTGGCGGGAAGAGGCTTGCGAGGGCTTCAGACTCCGGCGCGGGCAGCGAGCACGAGGCCTACGAAGATTTCGTGGTCGGCTTCGAGGTCGAAGTGGCGCACGACTTCGCAATCGAGGGCTGCGATGCACTTGGTGAGGATCGGTGAGCCGGTGACGAGTTGATCGACCGCGAAAGCGTCGAACGGATCCTCAAAGGAATCCATCTCTTCGAAATCGACTGGGTCGGCGTTGAACTTGCGCAGGACGAGTTTCTGGGATGTGTCGACGACGCAAATCGCGAAGTAGTGGCTATCGCGGATCAGGGGCTCGATCGGGTGGCCTTTGCGGGCTGCGACGGCGATGAGGCGGGGTTCGAGAGAGCAAGGCTGGGCAGAGAGAACGCGCATGCCTGCCCGTTGACCGTCATAAGCCGAGGTCATGATGCAGGTTCCGACCCCGAGGAAGCCGAGTGCGCGATCGATCGTGTCTGCCATGGACATTGCCCAAGTGTATCGACTGAATACGGGCGTCATTGTGATTGCGTTTTGTTTGGATGTTATGGGGGCTGAGGATTCAAGTTTTGAAGAAAAAATGTCGAAAAGGGGGTGTTGTGGGTTGCATTGTGGGCGAAAGTGGGTAGGATGCCCATACCATGAAGCGGGAGGCGTTCCAAGGTGCTGTTCACGGGTCAGACGGAGGCGACGATCGACGCCAAGTTTCGGTTGGCGATTCCGTCGAAGTTTCGCGCCCGTTGGAACCCGGATACGGACGGGGCGACGTGGTATTGCGTGCCTTGGCCGGAAGACGGCGTGCTTCGGCTGTATACGGAAAAGTGGTTCGAGAGCGCGGCGCTCAAGCGGGAAGAGACGCTGACGCCGGCACAGGACGCGGCGAATCTGGAATCGACGTTCTTCGGCAATACCGAGCAGCTGGATGTGGACGCCAACTTCCGGGTCAGGCTTCCGACGTGGCATTTGGAATTGATCAAACTTCCGCGCGAGGTCATGGTGATCGGCGCGGGGAATCGGCTCGAGGTGCGTTCGCGCGAGCTGTGGCTCGCAACGCAGCAATCGCGGTTTCAGGAAATGCGATCGCAGGTCGCCAGGCAGGAGTCTCGCTCGCACGGACAGTGAGCGGGTTTGACGGTCGAGGAGAGATCCCGGGCAGGCATGATGCCAACCGGGTCTACGTCCGCAGCGGCTCGACAGGGCCGGGTCGGGCGTTTGACAGATAGATGTGTTCCTGACGCCAGGATTTGGGCGTCAGTGCGGCCTGTGCGGAGTTCATGGATGAACGCCGTGCAGATGGGAATGAATCCCATGCCGCGAACAAGCCAGCCGTGGGATCGACTTCGCAGGGCTCCATGATGGGGCAGACAAGCGCAAGGACGCGCGACCTGAGATTCGAGACCCACACAGGCCCCAGCGTTCGCTCGGCTGATCCCCGATCGAACGCCTTTGCCTCAGCCCCGGATCTGAGGCTGCACACCTCCCGCAGCCCGATCCAACGATAAAGCCCGCTGGTCCCACCCGGCGGGCTTTTGTTTTGTGCTTTGGTGCTGAGCGAGGGCTTGCTTCGACGAATCAGTTTGACTGTTGAAGCGCTCTTGTCGGCTTCTGGTGAATGCGCTTGCCGAGGAGTCGCTCGATGGAATACGGCTGATCGCCGAGGGTGCGGGTGATTTCGACGGCTTGATCGAGTGTGTATCCTCGCTCGCGAACGAGGTAGGCCTGCCACATGACGCGAGCGCGTGCGCCCGAGAGGCAGTGGACGAGAACAGGGCCATGGGCAGATTCGATGGCGTGGGCGAAGGCATCGACATCGGCGGGCTCGTAACCATCGTCGCCGCCGAGGGGGATGTGGATGTAGTTGATGCCGAGTGCGCTGAGGGCGGCAGCCTCGTCGAAGCCGGGCGTTCCGCCTTCTTCGTCGATGGTGTCGCGTGCGAGTTCGATCATTTCGCTGGTGCTGCGGAGGTTGATGACGGTGCGCACGCCGCGGTCGGCCATGCGTTCGAAAGCTTCGGCGTCGAGTTGCGGGCCGAAGTACATATCGCCGGCGAGGTAGATGCGTGATTCTCCTTCGACGGCCTGGCCGGTGGTGATGCGCGGGCTCGCGGAGCGATGCGAAGAGCAGGCAGTGAGCGTGAGGGCGAGGACAATGGCAGTGACGATGTGAAGAGTGTGATTCATGGGCACAGAATACACCGCATGCCGCCTCGGTTGCGCCACGGGATTGTCACAAGGTGCGGGAGGTCATGTGCGCCCGCCAATTTGGCCGGAGCGGCTTGACCGCAGGTATTGCGCAGCAACACCAAGCAAGACCAAACCAAGCGCGATGAAACAGGCGACCCGAACAACGGGACTGACCTGTGAGATGTCGTAGGTCAGTGCCTTTGCGACGGTCAGGAGCAGGAGCCCGATTCCAACATAGCGAAGCCAAGGGATTCGTCGAATAAATCCGGTCAGCAACATGACGATGGCGCAAATGGCCCACCAGAAAGACACAGATCCGGCGCGGAGCGTGTGATCGTTGGTCATTGAGCCTGCGACACGAGCAACATCCAGCGTTGTGGCAAGGAGCAGAAGAAGCAGTGCAGTGCCCCACCCGACGTAGCGAGCGGTGCGGATCTGGTCTTCGGTGCGTCGAGCGACGACAAGAGCGAATGCGGCCCAGAGCCCGACGAGTGGAAGGCACCAGAGGAGACCTGGGTGGGTAAAGAGCGGCGTAGGAGTACGCGAAAGATACCAATCGCTGTTGGGGAAGGTGGCGATCCATACGAGCGAAGCCAGGAAGGCAAAAACAACTGATGCAACACAGAGCCATTCGCGATTGCGTGTTGCTAACAATCCCAGGCCGACGACGCTGAACACGATGTAAGCGAGGAGGACGCCGCGTGCTGTCACATCGGGGTGCACGACGCTCAGTGCGATCAGGCCGCAGGCTATGACGATCTGGAAGATGCGAAGGACCTTCAGCGCGAGATTGGTTTCGTGTGCGTCCTGCTCAACGGGATGGCGCGTGAGTTCGGCGGCGACGAACCAGGCGGCTGCAGAGATCAGCATCAGACCCATCCACCACGAAGGGACGATGCCGAGGACAGTCGGCGTACCGATGTGAAGAGGACTACCGACTTCGATCAGGACTCGCGCAGCCCCGATGACAAGCAGCGCACCGCCATAAAACGCGAGTGAAACTGCTCGCATCCAGTGTCCTGCCGCGCTTGCACCAAGCCCGAGCAGGACCCAGATGGCAATCTGTGACCATGCGGTGTCAATCCCGACGAGGATGGCTACAGGAAGCAATGCGCCTGCCTGGCAAAGGAGCGAAGCGCCGACAGACTCGGCGGTTGTCTCGGGTTTTTGGGTGAAGGCGTCGAGCATTCCTGCGAGCGCAAGCCCGCCGAGCAAAGTCGCCATTGCGGCACCGGCCGGTACGAGCCACATGGATGTAAGCCCGAAGTTATCAGCGAGAACCCAGAGGGAGCCGACGGTCCAGAGCGTGGTTGAAAAGCTGACGACTCCGGCGCGGAGCCTCATATTCCGTTCGTTGCGGCGAGGCAGCGCGAGGCGTGTTGCGTGAACGATCCCCCACGTGAGAACAACGAAAGCGGCACCAACTGCTGGCGCGCCAACTGCCGCTATCCAAAGGAAGCCGAAAATGCCAGTTGCCCACCAGACTATTGGAGCAAGTGCGTGATATCGACGGTCGCGAACAGCCAGAACTGAACCGACGAGCAGCAGGCTGAGGAGATATGGAGGAAGTGCCCAGTCAGGACTGCTGGATTTGGAGAGGAGGATCGGCGTGATATATCCACAGGCCATTGAGAGAATAGCCAGAGTCAGCGAACCGGAACGCAGCGCCAGCCCAATCCCAAGCACGACCACCGAAACCAACAGAATGAAGGTCGTGCCCGAGCCAACGAGCGCGAAAAAGGCATAGGCTGCGTACGCGGTGGTAAAGAGTACTCCCTGCCCGGCTGCGATAATCCCTATTGATGCGAAACGCCCGAAGCGTCGCTCGACGAGAAGCCCGGTACCGATGAGAGCAACGCCGAAGCAGGCGGCGAACAAACATCGCACGGCGGGCGGGATCGCTCCGATCCAGCCCTGGTCATAAGCGAGTTTGAGAAAGAAACCAACACCAGCAACAACGATCAGCGCACCAAGTACGAGGAACCAACGGCCACCGATCAGTTGTTCCATTGTTGCGTGAGGCTTTGTCGAGTCGGTTTTGGCGGTAGCAGCGCGTGGTGGATCTGCGTATGCAGGAAGCTCGAGTGACTCGTTGGTACGAGGCGATGAATACGCCGGCCGTTCGGTGTGAAGCGGAATTTCGGCTGGCGGAAGCGGCGGCGTGTCAACCTGATCGGTGGCGGGTTGGTGGATGGTCAAGTCGTCTAGACCACCGACTTGTTCGAGTCGGGCTAGGCGCTTCTCAATATCTGCGAGACGCTTGAGTATTCGCGCGTTGACGTGATCCATCGCACTCCCATGCCAAGGGTCGGCAGCAAGGAACTTGTCACGAAAGAATAGCAGAATCGGAGATTGTCCGCGCTGGCTCGGCGATCATCGCTCACTCGCCTGTTCGCTTTTGAGGTCGCGGCTCATGAGCATGCCGATGGCGTCGATCGGGTCGAGGCCTTCGAAGAGCACGGCGTGCGTTGCCTCGACGATGGGCATTTCGACGCGAAAGCGCTGTGCGAGATCGACGACTGATTTGGTTGTTGCGACGCCTTCGACGACGAAGGGGGATTCGGCGAGGTATGTGGCGAGTCTTGCGCCGCGGCCGAGTGCTTCGCCGAGCGAGCGATTTCGTCCTTCGGGGCTGAAGCAGGTGGTTGCGAGGTCGCCGACGCCTGCGATGCCGAAGAACGTGGCGCTGGATGCTCCCATTGCGGTACCGAGGCGAGTGATCTCGGCCAGGCCTCGCGCGAGGAGTGCGCTCTTGGCGTTGGAGCCGGCACCGAGGCCATCGATGATGCCTGCAGCGATGGCGATGACGTTTTTCATGGCGCCTGCGAGTTCGACGCCGAGCATGTCATCGTTGGTGTAGACGCGGAGCCAACTGGCAGAGAACAGTTGCTGCACGCGCTGGCTGAAGCCGGGTGCATCGCTTGCGACGACCATAGTGGCGGGGAGGCGCCTTGCCAGTTCTGTGGCGATGGTCGGGCCACTCAGGACGCCCAGTGGTCGAGGTGCTGCGTCCATGTCGTCGGCGAGAACGTCGGCCATGATCTGCGTGGGGCGGAGGAGGGTTTTATTTTCGATTCCTTTGGCGACGCTGAGCATCGCGGCTCCGCGCGGTATGTGCGAGCGCAGGCGTTCGAACACGCTGCGGATGAACTGGACTGGAATTGCCACGACGACCAGATCGACCCCTTCGAGCGCGTCGGCATCGGTGAGGGCGACGCGCACGGCATCGGGCAGCACAAACCCAGGGAGGCGTCGACTCGAACGGGTTTGGACAATGAGCCCGGCTTCATCTTCGGAGTGGCCCCACATCACGACCTCGGGAGCATGTCCTGGGTCTGTTCGGTCGGTTCCGGCGAGCAGTCCCGCGCTCACCAGCCCCATCTGGCCCAGCCCGAGCACGCAGGTCCGCGAGAAAGCAGGGAGTTTTCCGGATTTTTGGGCTCGTGTCACAGTGGGATTCCTGGCCTGCGGGTGAAGGAATGCAAAACCTTGACCCCCGCGATGACGTAAGCCTATGCGTCGGCTCAGGAACAGAAGGCAAGCCTCCTCGCCTACGATCGGCGTTCCTGCGGCACTGCGGCCCAATTCTGCGGGCAGGCGAACACTTCAACCAGAACCACGGGAGTTCCGGATGACTCAGGCATCGGCATCAAAGACACACGATCACGATCACAAGCACGATCACAAGCACGATCACAAGCACGATCACAAGCACGACGAAGGCGTGGCGTGCTGTTCGCACCACGAGATACAGAGCGATCGTTATCTGATTGTGTATCTGGTCGGCGGTGTGCTGGCTTTGGTGAGTTGGGTGGCCAATGCGTTCAATGTCACCGATCCGGCGGTTGCGAAGCTGCCGGCGCTGGTTGGCGCGCTGCTGCTGGGCAGTACGCTTTTCCGGGCCGCGTTCAAGGAAATTCTGAGGGCACGATTCAGTTCGTCGTCGCTGGCAGCCCTTGCGATCATTGCGTCAATTGTGATCGAGGAGTTCGTGACGGCAGCTTTCCTGGCGTTCATTCTTCTGGTTGCGGATCAAGTGCTGCGTCGCACGGCGTTTGGTGCACAGAGGGCCATCGAGCAGCTCGTGCGCCTCACTCCGGATACTGCTCGTCTGATCGAAGATGGGCAAGAGCGCATGGTTTCGATCTCCGAGATCAAAGTCGGCCAGATGGTGCGGGTGCGGCCTGGCGAGAACCTGCCGGTCGACGGCCGGGTGCGCAGCGGGCGTTCGACGGTGAATCAGGCGTCGCTCACTGGTGAGGCGATGCCGGTCGAAGTGCAGCCTGGTGCCGATGTTTACGCGGGCACGACGAATCTGACGGGCGGCATCGATGTCGAAGTGCTTCAGGTCGGGGCGGAAACGACGATCGGCAAAGTTTCGACACTGATCCGCGAAGCCGAGTCGATGAAGAGTCCGCGACAGTTGCTTATCGAGCAGGTGGCACGGTTCTTTGTCCCGATTGCGGTGTCGGTGGCGGCGCTCGTGTACTTCATTACGGCAACGAACCCAGCGACGAAGGAAATTGCAGGGCTTACGGCTGTGACGGTGCTAGTCGTCACATGCCCGACAGCACTTTTGCTGTCGAGCCCGAGCGCGATGGTCGCGGCGTTCGCGTCGGCGGCGCGACTGGGGATCATGGTTAAACGACCGGATTACATCGAGGCGGCGGCTTCGATCGATGCGATCGTGCTCGACAAGACCGGCACGATTACCACGGGCAAGTTCGGCGTTTCGCGTCTTGCTCCGGTGCCCGGCGTGGAGGGAGCGGCACTGCTCGAAGCGGCTGCCAATGGCGAGCAGCACTCGAACCACCCGCTTGCGCAGTCGATCCTTGCGACAGCGCAGGCTGCACGCATCACGGTTGATGGTTCGAGTGAGTATGAGGAGTTTCATGGACGTGGTGTGCGGGCACGGACGACGCTGGGCGATTTGCATGCTGGGCGTGCGTCGTGGATCATGGAGGTCAATCCGTCGGCCAAGGCTGCGATTGAGCAGGTGCAGGCTCGCATTGAAGGAATGTCGGGCGTGCATGTGATGCGAGACGGGCAGTATCTCGGCGCGGTGGGGCTCGAGGACAAGGTGAGGCCGAACGCACGGAATGTGCTTGAGAGGCTTCGCGAACTGGGGCTGCGGACGATTTCGATCTTTACGGGTGATCGGCTTGATGTGGCCAAGCGTGTTGGCATCGCGGTTGGTGCCGATTCGATCGAGGCCGAGTGCCTGCCTGAGGAGAAGCACGAGCTCATTCGCCAGATGGTCGGCCAGGGCTACCGCGTGATGATGGTGGGCGACGGGATCAACGACGGCCCGGCATTGGCCGAGGCGGACGTGGGTGTTGCGATGGGGCTTTCGGGGTCGGACATCGCGGCCAACAGTGCTGGTATCGCGTTGATGACTGACGAACTCAATCGCCTGCCGTTCCTGATTGAGCTTGCTCGCCGTACCAAGTCGATCATCGCGCAGAACATCGCGGTTTCGATTTTGATGGCGTTGATCGGGCTGATCCTGGCTGCGACTGGGCAGTTTGCGCGTGCGGGCGAACTGGGGGTGGGTTTTGCTGCGTTGTATCACTTCCTGCCTGACGTGTTTGTGATCGGTAACAGTTTCAGGCTTTTCCGATTTGGCGAGGAGTTCCTTGAGGCTGAGCAGCTCAATAAGGCCAATGCTGAGCGAGTCCGCATCGTGCGTGACGCGAGCGTGCGCAATCTGACGGCTGCAGCGACTTGAACACAATCGGCAACGTGTACTTTGCAAATGGGTGTGTATCACCTAGGGATATTGCGTTCCTGAAGTGTGTACACTTGCGTCGATCGGGCGGAATGGGGATCTGTCCGCGTCGGTCAGTTCATCCTTAACGAAAACGTTGTAGGGTGTGAGCCGGGGGGGGGAGAATCGGGCAAGGTGGTGTGTAGCCACAATGCTCGGCTCGCTACAACACGGAACCATTGGAAGCAAGCATGCACATTCAGGAAAATGGCAATGAACAGGTCGCTGGCCTCGGGCTCGAGCGCGACCTTTTGTGGGACGCACTGGTGGATTGCCCCGGAGTCGGTGTTGCAGTCATCAGCGCGAGCGGCGTGTTCGCGTACGCCAATGATGAGTTTCGCCTTCTTTACTTCGGCACGACAATTGCGCACCTCGAAAAACGTGTCTTGGCGGATCTCTTCCCACGCGAGTGGGCGGAGGAGCGGTCGGGGTTCATCGCCCGCGCACGATCCGAGCGGAGCCCGGTGGTGGTGCGCGAAATCTGGCGTGGCCGACAACTGATCGCAACGATCAGGCCGATCGTTGACGAGACGGGCGCAGTGAACACGGTGGTGGTGATTTCGAGGCCGGTATCGCGCGACGAGCGGCCAGATCTGACTTGCCCACTGACTGAATCGAGTTACGTGGAGCTCGGGCCTCTGAACGTTCTGACTGCGCGTGAACTCATGGTGCTGGCGCTGGTAGGACAAGGACTGACGCTCAAGCAGATCGCTGAGCGTCTGGGGCGGTCGTTCAAGACGATCGACAACCATCGAGCGTCGATCGGGAAGAAACTGCGCCAGACTGACCGGGTCGCCCTGAGCATCATTGCGGGCCGCGCTGGGCTGGTGCCGGGTGATGAATCCCGTACGCGAGTTCGGCAGGCGAGCAGCAACTGATCTGGCTTGGGACATTGAACTGAACGAACGTGGTGACCGATCGCGGCATCCTTTCGTGCTGAGCCATTCCTATGGGCGAAGTCGAACGACGGAGGCGGGGATGCTGCGCATCCTGATGAGTCGATGACACTCATTACGCTGCTACTTGTCGTTGTGTTTGGGACGATTCAGGAGGGAGAGGTTCCAACGCGTGCGATCCCGCCGATGTATGTCGCAGTTGCGAGCGAGCCGATCGATCAGTTTCCGTATGACGGTTTTACGACTACCGATGCGTTCGGGCGCACAATCAGGTTTTATCTGTCGAAGCCTCCGGGGCCTGACTCGCTGCTTCCGTTGATTGTGTGTGTGCAGGGGTCGGGTAGCCAATCGGTGTTTGTCGAGGTGGAAACGCCCAGCGGCAAGCGGATCGGATCGGGTGGGCCTGAGGCGATGATGCTGGGTCTTGCACGCTCGCGAGCAAGAATTCTGGTGGTGGAAAAGCCGGGCGTCGAGTTTCTTGTGCAACCAAGCCAGCCGGGATCGGCGATGGAAAGCACCGAGGAGTTTCGGCGAGAGCACACGCTCGATCGGTGGACAGAAGCGATTCACGCCGCGATCAACGCTGCGAGTGTACTGCCGGGGGTAGACGCTTCGCGGGTGCTGGCGGTTGGCCACTCCGAAGGCGGACAGGTTGTGTGTCATCTTGCAGCGAAGAACGCGAGCATCACGCATGTCGCGACGCTTGCTGGCGGCGGTCCGACGCAGTTGTTTGATCTGATTGAACTGGCGCGATCGAGCGGGTTTGGGCCTCCGAATGCAGACGCTGAGGAGCGCGTGGAGTGGCTGCTCGATGGGTGGCGGCGTGTCCTTGGCGACCCTGATGCGCATGATGAGTTCTGGCTTGGGCATCCGCATCGCCGATGGTCGAGTTTTCTTGCGACATCGCCGGTCGAGGCGATGCACAAGTCGAAGGCCCGCGTGTTCATCGCTCAAGGCACCGCCGACCAGGCATCACACGTTTCGGCTGCGGAAGTGCTTTACGCCGAACTGCTGTCTCGGGGTCGCGATGTGACCTACCTGCGAATCGAGGGCGGCGACCATGGATTCCGTTCGCCCGCCGACGCGGATGGGTGGAAGAGCGTGCACTCGAATGTTCTGGCGTGGTTCCTGGGCGAGTGAACCTGCTCCAGTTCGTGGCGGAATGAACAGTCTCATCGAGTCGAAGCGGCGTGCATGTTCACGCCCATGCGGACTCCCCCACTTTGCGCCTCGGCAGTCGCTCGGCAATGCCCGTGGTTCGCTGGATGTCATGGCCTGTCTGGTGCTGGTTCATTGCGATCAGCGTCAATCGTGCGCATGAAGGCCCTATTGTGAGCCTGTGCCGATTGGGTGGGATGCGGGGTCTACGATCGCTCCCTTGCTGAGCTTGGTGCATCAGAGGAGTTCGATCGATATGGGTATGCCTGACGGATTTGTATGGGGAGTGGCTTCGGCCTCGTATCAGGTCGAGGGCGCGGCTGCGGAAGGCGGGAGATCGCCCAGTGTCTGGGACGAGTTCTCGCGGACTCCGGGCAAGGTTCTGGAAGGGCACACCGGCGATGTGGCGTGCGACAGTTATCACCGGATTCAAGACGATGTCGATCTGATCGCGGGTCTTGGCGCGACCGGGTATCGGTTTTCGATCGCCTGGCCTCGGGTGATGCCTTCGGGTGTGGGGACGATCAATGTGGAGGGTTTGTCGTATTACGACCGGTTGATCGATGCTTTGCTCGCTCGTGGCGTAGATCCGTGGGTCACGCTCTTCCACTGGGATATGCCGGCGTGTCTGTTTCACCGCGGGGGGTGGCTCAACCGCGACAGTGCGGCCTGGTTCGGCGAGTACACGCAAGCGGTGGTCGATCGACTCTCGGACCGCGTGACGCACTGGTTCACTCTCAATGAGCCTCAGATTTTCCTGGGCCTTGGCCACTCCGAAGGCACCCACGCTCCGGGGCTCAAGTTGTCGCGTAAGGATGTGCTGCGGGCTACGCATCATGCATTGCTTGCGCATGGCACATCGACCCAGATCATCCGCGCCCGCGCGAAGGTGCCCAGCCAGATCGGGTGTGCTCCGGTGGGCAATCTCAAGTCTCCGGCGACGGACTCGCCGAGCGATATTGAAGCAGCCCGGGCCGAGACGTTCCGCGTGCCGGTGAAGGGCTGGACCTTCAACTACACTTGGTACTGCGATCCGATGCTGCGCGGGTGCTACCCGGAAGACGGGCTCCGACTTTTTGGGGCTGACGCGCCTGATGCAAGCGATGCGGACATGAAGACCATCCATCAACCAATGGATTTTTTCGGCGTCAACATCTACAACAGCGATGTGGTTCGTGCGGGTAAGAATGGCCAAGCCGAGCAGGTCACGCGCAGTCCCGGATCCCCGATTACGATGTTTCGCTGGCCCATTCAGCCAGATGCGCTGTATTGGGGCCCTCGCTTCCTTCAGGAGCGGTACAAGCTTCCGGTGGTCATTACGGAGAACGGGCTCGCCTCGATGGACTGGGTGCACGCCGATGGCAAGGTGCACGATTCTGGCCGGATCGACTTCCTGACGCGATACCTGCATCAACTTGGCCGAGCGATCGACGATGGGGTGGACGTCCGCGGGTACTTCCAGTGGTCGATCATGGACAATTTTGAGTGGGCTGAGGGCTATGCGTTGCGTTTTGGTCTGGTGTACCTCGATTATCGAACGGGCGAGCGCCTCGCGAAGGATTCGTACCACTGGTATCGGTCGGTGATCGAGTCCAACGGTCGCAGCCTGCCCCGATCGATGTCGCCGTTGCGTTGAGAGCGATGGTGCATCCAATGCGGCAGGTCGCCCGAAACTGGAACAGTTACGGAATGGTTTTCCAGTGGCGTCCATGGCCCGAACTGGCCTTGAGTACCCATAATTATTATGATATCGCGCGCAATCGGGCTTGACAGGCGGGCCCAAATATGTAGATTGATGTAACTGTTACTTACTGCAGGGTCCAAACGGGGAACTTGCGGGCACACCTCATGGAGCGTTGAAGGAGGGATCTCGATATGCGTAGCAAGATGATCGGTGCGGCCATGATCGCGGCGATGGGCAGCGGCGCGCTGGCGGGCGGGCCCAATCTGGTGTCCAATGGCAGCTTTGAGACACCGGGTCCGGGGTTCGTGCTTTTTCAAGGGTGGGAGAACTATGGCGGCGGGGTCTTTGCGGATCAGTCAGTTGAGATTCCGGCACAGGACGGCGTGACCAGTGCCAAGATGTTCGGGGAGTTCACAGGCTCGCAGAATGATCAGGTGTTGGTCCAGACCGTCACGGGCATCAGTGCCGGTCAGACGTACACCCTCAGTGCTCACGCGTGGCACAATGACTTTGACGCGGTTCAGCCGGGCAATCTGGTTCTGCTGCAGATGGTGTTTCGTAACGCTCAGGGAGCGAACCTAGAGGCGCTCGAAGTGGTGGCCATCAACCCGGCATCCACGCCGACCAATCAGTGGAATCTGGTTGAGGTGAGCGGGATTGCTCCGCCCAATACCAGTCAGATTCTGGTTGCCTTGTTGCACCTGCAACTCGACGGGGTGGCTGCGGGGGCCACGTTCTGGGACAACGTGCAACTTGTCGAAGGCGGCGGCAGCGGGTGCAACAACCCGGCCGACTTCAATGGTGACGGTGTGCTCGATTTCTTCGATGTTCAGGCGTTTCTTGCGGCTTTTTCGCAGGGCTGCCCATAAAAATTGCTTCTGTCAAACCTGATCCACGACGTCCAGGCGAAGCGCCGAGCCACCATACTCGGCGTTTCTTTTTTGCGTGATGAGTGTGACGTATGCGTCGCAACCGGTCAGCCCTTGACCGCACCGCTGGTGAGGCCGGAGATGAACTGCTTCTGAAGCAGCAGGAACAGCACGGCGACGGGAGCAAT encodes:
- a CDS encoding beta-glucosidase, with the protein product MGMPDGFVWGVASASYQVEGAAAEGGRSPSVWDEFSRTPGKVLEGHTGDVACDSYHRIQDDVDLIAGLGATGYRFSIAWPRVMPSGVGTINVEGLSYYDRLIDALLARGVDPWVTLFHWDMPACLFHRGGWLNRDSAAWFGEYTQAVVDRLSDRVTHWFTLNEPQIFLGLGHSEGTHAPGLKLSRKDVLRATHHALLAHGTSTQIIRARAKVPSQIGCAPVGNLKSPATDSPSDIEAARAETFRVPVKGWTFNYTWYCDPMLRGCYPEDGLRLFGADAPDASDADMKTIHQPMDFFGVNIYNSDVVRAGKNGQAEQVTRSPGSPITMFRWPIQPDALYWGPRFLQERYKLPVVITENGLASMDWVHADGKVHDSGRIDFLTRYLHQLGRAIDDGVDVRGYFQWSIMDNFEWAEGYALRFGLVYLDYRTGERLAKDSYHWYRSVIESNGRSLPRSMSPLR